The genomic segment CCGGGCATCTATAACACCACAGACGCACGTGGGCACATGTAACGCGTCCTTCAGTTTCTGAGCAGGTAGTAGAAGCAGCAATGATGGCAAAAGTGGGTGCAGGAAGCACAAAACATGAGGCTGCTGGAGGGTCCATTATTGGAGGGGGGAGGTCCCCTCACGTCCAGCCGCGCGGCAGTTTTTATGTCAGTTTGTCCGGAAAGGCCAAAGACCTTGTATCGTACCAGGCAGAGTTATAGGAGGTGCCACTAAGGCTTTGTTCCTGGCACCTTCACCAGTGTGCTGGTATGGATTTAACAGTTTAAAGGGTCTTTGAGGCCCCATGAGCACACTTGGTCTGAGGCGTTGCCTTAAGATTATGGTCAGGTGCTATTTCCCTGTTCCTGCTCGAATAAGAGCATGGCCAACTGGGACCGAGAACCCAGTCCTTCCAGATTGCTTTGCACACACCGGTGATAGATTTCCTCGCTGAGACGTGGGTTACAGGACCGTGTGCGGTAAAGCTGGAGTAGTGCCGGCTCCACGGCTCGGAAGACATGGAGCCCCGAGTACCGAATAAACATCTCGTAGATGTCTAGCATCTCCAGGATTTCCTCGTTCTCTTGAGCATCGGCCGCCATCTTTGTCCTGGCAGCCATGTAGTCGGCGTTGTAGAAACAAGCTTCATCGAAAACATCCCTGTCAAAGCGCCCGGCATCCCGGACCAGTTCAAGGGTCCCTGAGTGAGACTGTTGCCCGTGCTCAGACACCTCAGGGTTGTAGCCCTGGAAATGGATGGGGAAGAAGACCTGCCAGTTGTTGATTGTGTTCATCCGGCAACGGTTGAGGAACTCTGAGCTGACATGGCTGCCGACACCTGCGAGGAAGAACAGAGTGTCCACCGGGTGCTTCTTGGAGATGATGTCCATGAGACGGATCTGAGAAGGAGCATCAGTCTTCACACTGATCCAGGGGATCTTGATGTCGCGGTACTTGCGTTCGTACTCCGCGATTTGGCTCTTGACTTGGCCAAAGATGTCGTTTTGGCTCACCTGCTGAGCTTGGAAGGGGTCGTAGATGAAGAGTAGGGTGAGAAGAGAGTTCTCATTGCCTTGGATGTCTGCGAAGGCCTGAAGGAAGCGGTCAGCATGCTCTCTGTCCTGTGCTGTCAAAGGCAAGATGATGTTGATGCGGCTGGCTTCGGTAACATACGGCATCGGGATGATCTCTACCTCGCTGAGCGGACGGACCAGATGGACTCTCTTGGTTATCGAGCGGCTATGGCCTTTCTGAGTCACCAGCTCCAGCTGTAGATCCAACGTGTATTCCATACCTCGTGTCGGGTCAAAGCGCCGGTAGCCATTTAGAAGCTGCTGTTTGCGCACGTGGAGCACAGGCTGGTATTTCCGGTTTAACTCATCGACGGCTGTGCTGATGACATCGCTGACATCGGCGAGATCGGCCCCGATGAGCTCACACTTTGGAGAGTCGTCGACACAGGAGAAGGTTTGGTCCTCGGTGAAGTAATCCCACTTTAGAACTTCAAAGCGTGTCCGGGGCTGGAAGGGTCGGTTGATCCCGAGAGGCCATGTGGCAGACTGCTCCCCCTCCACGGTCAGGCTGCTGGTGTTCTGGATTTCTCGCTGCAAAGAGAACATGAGAAGCATGAGAGACTCTAAACTACTATAAAAGTCTACAAAAGATAACAAAGGGCAATAACATGGTGCCTGTACAATACAACATGTCCATGGGATTCcttaaaaaggtattacaatgtGAACCACGCACTACGCAGATCTTCAAGTTGTAGAGTCACCCATAATCAGGGCTAATACAAGTGCtagataaaaaatgttttgtgtAGTACCCACAATCTGACACTAGGGGGCACTATTGAACCTTTAACAAACCTGAAATTCTAGAAATCAATAAAAAGGTTCAGAATCTCCGAGATTAAACTACCGATCAGCATTACGATTTCAAAAAACGCTTTATATAATGACGCCCAAAAGGGGAAGCAATATCataataaatttatatatttatatataatatatatttatatataatatatatatatatatatatatatatatatatattatatatattatttattatattatatatttattatattatattatatatttattatattatatatttattatattatatatatctatatctatatcattAAATATTTAGtcttcattttattttatcattacatttttctttatttctctaATAAGAAAAGAATTATATAATAATTCTCTTTTATTCTTCTGTTAttcttaataataaaataataataataataataataataataataataataataataataataataataataataaaaaattaaattattaACAACAATATATTTCTTCCATTcttcttttagtatttttctttttctattattattatttgtattatttttattattattactattattaattattatgagTACTTATACAACAAATCAAGGTATAGATTTATTTTGCCTGTTATTTTGCCTTTGAGgctcacaactagagatgagcgaacttacagtaaattcaattcgtcacaaacttctcggctcggcgtttgcggactttatcctgcataaattagttcagctttcaggtgctccggtggctggaaaaggtggatacagtcctaggagagtctccagcccaccgaagcacctgaaagctgaactaattgattcaggctaaagtcatcaactgccgagccgagaagtttgtgacgaatcgaatcactgtaaattcgctcatctctactcacaacGCGTGCCagaatactgggggagatttatcaaaacctgtccagaggaaaagttgccgagttgcccatagcaaccaatcagatcgcttctttcatttttaacaaggcctctgcaaaatgaaggaagcgatctgattggttgttatgggcaacttttcctctggacagtgcgCACAGAGCTGTAAGCTTGTCGATACACTTTAACCCCCTAGTGACTCGCACAAAGTAGTTTCCATATAAAAGCTGGGGGACATGGTTAGAACCTCATCCTGTGTTACGCCAAAATTTTTCCGATGGCTCGCATTCTTCGTACACGTAGTGGGGGAGGGGATGATAATCTGAACCCATCATCTGCTTTGCATTCCTCTATAAGGTGGCAGCCGCACAAAACCGGTCGTACAGGTTGTTCACGAACTACTGAGAATACAGCTCGAAGCCTTCGAGTACAAGGGGGTCAGAGGGTTCACAGGCGGCCTCGGCCCAGTGTATTAAAGCAGCTGATGGGTTATGGGAGGAAGGGTTCATAACTTAAAGTGGCAtaccgcctccagctgttgcaaaactacaactcccagcatgcccggacagccgttggctgtccggtcatgctggaagttgtagttttgcaacagctggatgcactcgcCTGGTTGGGGGAAACCCTGATCTGAAGAGCAGTAGCAAGGGATTGGGTAGGTAAGTATCACTTGTATTGTAGCCACCATGACACTTACCTGCAGCTGCTCTATTTCTTGGTACGTCCTCTCCAGTTCCAGCAGAGCGAAATGCTTATGCAGGCGATACATCTGTACCGGGTCCAGGACTGGGTGGGCCGTGAAGGCGATCTTAAAACGGGGGTCGCTCTCTCTTTCGGGGTCCACGTTCTTCCCCAATTCAAAGTAACGATAGCGGATTCCCTGCAGGCAAAGAAACGGGGGTcactagtagttatattgttgtatataggaggcagtattatagtagttatattcttgtatataggaggcagtattatagtagttatattcttgtatataggaggcagtattatagtagttatattcttgtatataggaggcagtattatagtagttatattcttgtatataggagcagtattatagtagttatattcttgtatataggggcagtattatagtagttatagtcttgtatataggagcagtattatagtagttatattcttgtatataggagcagcattatagtaggtatattcttgtatataggagcagtattatagtagttctattcttgtatatag from the Hyla sarda isolate aHylSar1 chromosome 8, aHylSar1.hap1, whole genome shotgun sequence genome contains:
- the CHPF gene encoding chondroitin sulfate synthase 2 isoform X3; this encodes MRGRKLPHGMTVVTHGDDRPIWNMYQTVKHLLDHYIQEYDWFYLVQDDAYTEAHRITKLASHLSIDADLYLGRPEEFIGGDTEGRYCYGGFGYLLSRSLLKRLQPHLESCRNDILSARPDEWLGRCIIDYTHVNCVEEHEGIRYRYFELGKNVDPERESDPRFKIAFTAHPVLDPVQMYRLHKHFALLELERTYQEIEQLQREIQNTSSLTVEGEQSATWPLGINRPFQPRTRFEVLKWDYFTEDQTFSCVDDSPKCELIGADLADVSDVISTAVDELNRKYQPVLHVRKQQLLNGYRRFDPTRGMEYTLDLQLELVTQKGHSRSITKRVHLVRPLSEVEIIPMPYVTEASRINIILPLTAQDREHADRFLQAFADIQGNENSLLTLLFIYDPFQAQQVSQNDIFGQVKSQIAEYERKYRDIKIPWISVKTDAPSQIRLMDIISKKHPVDTLFFLAGVGSHVSSEFLNRCRMNTINNWQVFFPIHFQGYNPEVSEHGQQSHSGTLELVRDAGRFDRDVFDEACFYNADYMAARTKMAADAQENEEILEMLDIYEMFIRYSGLHVFRAVEPALLQLYRTRSCNPRLSEEIYHRCVQSNLEGLGSRSQLAMLLFEQEQGNST
- the CHPF gene encoding chondroitin sulfate synthase 2 isoform X1; this encodes MRLSMVLSLLRPAGPVVVGISLGFTLSLLSVTWVEEPCGTGPRLPGGLPDSGHDLSINRKPNSVQTGSDNNENFEPKIIPYTPPDPQKVQKKPVRSRYISTELGIRERLFVGVLTSKTTLNTLAVAVNRTLGHRLEKIVYFTGMRGRKLPHGMTVVTHGDDRPIWNMYQTVKHLLDHYIQEYDWFYLVQDDAYTEAHRITKLASHLSIDADLYLGRPEEFIGGDTEGRYCYGGFGYLLSRSLLKRLQPHLESCRNDILSARPDEWLGRCIIDYTHVNCVEEHEGIRYRYFELGKNVDPERESDPRFKIAFTAHPVLDPVQMYRLHKHFALLELERTYQEIEQLQREIQNTSSLTVEGEQSATWPLGINRPFQPRTRFEVLKWDYFTEDQTFSCVDDSPKCELIGADLADVSDVISTAVDELNRKYQPVLHVRKQQLLNGYRRFDPTRGMEYTLDLQLELVTQKGHSRSITKRVHLVRPLSEVEIIPMPYVTEASRINIILPLTAQDREHADRFLQAFADIQGNENSLLTLLFIYDPFQAQQVSQNDIFGQVKSQIAEYERKYRDIKIPWISVKTDAPSQIRLMDIISKKHPVDTLFFLAGVGSHVSSEFLNRCRMNTINNWQVFFPIHFQGYNPEVSEHGQQSHSGTLELVRDAGRFDRDVFDEACFYNADYMAARTKMAADAQENEEILEMLDIYEMFIRYSGLHVFRAVEPALLQLYRTRSCNPRLSEEIYHRCVQSNLEGLGSRSQLAMLLFEQEQGNST
- the CHPF gene encoding chondroitin sulfate synthase 2 isoform X2, producing MMRSRYISTELGIRERLFVGVLTSKTTLNTLAVAVNRTLGHRLEKIVYFTGMRGRKLPHGMTVVTHGDDRPIWNMYQTVKHLLDHYIQEYDWFYLVQDDAYTEAHRITKLASHLSIDADLYLGRPEEFIGGDTEGRYCYGGFGYLLSRSLLKRLQPHLESCRNDILSARPDEWLGRCIIDYTHVNCVEEHEGIRYRYFELGKNVDPERESDPRFKIAFTAHPVLDPVQMYRLHKHFALLELERTYQEIEQLQREIQNTSSLTVEGEQSATWPLGINRPFQPRTRFEVLKWDYFTEDQTFSCVDDSPKCELIGADLADVSDVISTAVDELNRKYQPVLHVRKQQLLNGYRRFDPTRGMEYTLDLQLELVTQKGHSRSITKRVHLVRPLSEVEIIPMPYVTEASRINIILPLTAQDREHADRFLQAFADIQGNENSLLTLLFIYDPFQAQQVSQNDIFGQVKSQIAEYERKYRDIKIPWISVKTDAPSQIRLMDIISKKHPVDTLFFLAGVGSHVSSEFLNRCRMNTINNWQVFFPIHFQGYNPEVSEHGQQSHSGTLELVRDAGRFDRDVFDEACFYNADYMAARTKMAADAQENEEILEMLDIYEMFIRYSGLHVFRAVEPALLQLYRTRSCNPRLSEEIYHRCVQSNLEGLGSRSQLAMLLFEQEQGNST